Proteins encoded within one genomic window of Streptomyces sp. NBC_01314:
- a CDS encoding polyprenyl synthetase family protein: MTVVEPFGLSARDQALEADVQAGMAAVEEGLLEATKSGVPFIQEAAQHLLRAGGKRFRPLLVMLAAQFGDPYAPGVVPSAVVVELTHLATLYHDDVMDEAEVRRGVPSANARWDNSLAVLTGDFLFARASHVLADLGPDAVRIQAEAFERLVTGQILETAGPRDGRDPIDHYLDVLGGKTGSLVAVAGRLGALMAGADETVVDVLTQYGERLGVAFQLADDVLDIASDTHESGKTPGTDLREGVPTMPVLRLRERAGRLGLPDDIALCELLDSDLTDDARHAEALARLRVHPALEQARRDTVRYAEEARAVLAPLPECDAKAALVELCDAVVHRAG; encoded by the coding sequence GTGACCGTCGTCGAGCCGTTTGGGCTGAGCGCGCGGGACCAGGCTCTCGAAGCCGATGTCCAGGCCGGAATGGCGGCCGTCGAGGAGGGTCTGCTGGAGGCGACCAAGAGCGGGGTCCCGTTCATCCAGGAGGCCGCCCAGCACCTGCTGCGCGCGGGCGGCAAGCGATTCCGGCCGCTGCTGGTGATGCTCGCGGCGCAGTTCGGCGACCCGTACGCGCCGGGTGTCGTGCCCTCGGCGGTGGTGGTCGAGCTGACGCATCTCGCCACGCTGTACCACGACGACGTGATGGACGAGGCCGAGGTGCGCCGGGGCGTGCCGAGCGCCAACGCCCGCTGGGACAACTCCCTGGCCGTGCTGACCGGTGACTTCCTCTTCGCCCGCGCCTCGCACGTCCTCGCCGACCTCGGTCCCGACGCCGTCCGCATCCAGGCCGAGGCCTTCGAGCGGCTGGTCACCGGGCAGATCCTGGAGACCGCCGGGCCGCGCGACGGACGCGACCCGATCGACCACTACCTCGACGTGCTGGGCGGCAAGACCGGGTCGCTGGTCGCGGTCGCCGGGCGGCTCGGCGCGCTGATGGCGGGCGCCGACGAGACCGTGGTCGACGTGCTGACCCAGTACGGGGAGCGGCTCGGTGTCGCCTTCCAGCTCGCGGACGACGTCCTCGACATCGCCTCCGACACGCACGAGTCCGGCAAGACGCCCGGCACGGATCTCCGTGAGGGTGTGCCGACCATGCCGGTGCTGCGGCTGCGTGAGCGCGCGGGGCGGCTGGGGCTGCCGGACGACATCGCCCTGTGCGAACTGCTCGACTCCGACCTCACCGACGACGCCCGCCACGCCGAGGCGCTGGCCCGGCTGCGCGTCCACCCCGCCCTTGAGCAGGCCCGCCGTGACACGGTCCGCTACGCGGAGGAGGCGCGGGCCGTCCTGGCACCGCTCCCGGAGTGCGACGCGAAGGCGGCACTGGTGGAGCTGTGCGACGCGGTGGTGCACCGCGCCGGTTAG
- a CDS encoding transglycosylase SLT domain-containing protein, translated as MLARGKHRRPKSNALTRGLVAAGTGGAALALPLTAATTANAAAPTQAATSVQSVPQSAPAVALPKPTTYTVASGDTLSSISRKHHTKGGWQRLYKNNRAAIGDNPALIRPGLKLKLNATKPSTAQKASTASTATQASVKTYANNLDGWIRESLDIMAQKGIPGTYDGIYRNIIRESSGNPQAINNWDSNAAAGIPSKGLLQVIDPTFAAYHVSGTVYDPYDPVANITAACNYAAARYGSIDNVFGAY; from the coding sequence ATGCTCGCACGAGGCAAACACCGCCGCCCCAAAAGCAACGCGCTGACCCGCGGCCTCGTCGCCGCCGGAACGGGCGGGGCCGCACTGGCCCTCCCGCTCACGGCCGCCACGACCGCGAACGCCGCCGCCCCGACCCAGGCCGCCACCTCCGTACAGTCGGTTCCACAGTCCGCGCCGGCCGTGGCCCTGCCCAAGCCCACGACGTACACCGTGGCCTCCGGTGACACGCTCTCCTCCATCTCGCGCAAGCACCACACCAAGGGCGGCTGGCAGCGGCTCTACAAGAACAACCGCGCGGCCATCGGCGACAACCCGGCACTGATCCGGCCGGGCCTGAAGCTGAAGCTGAACGCGACGAAGCCCTCCACGGCGCAGAAGGCGTCGACGGCCTCCACGGCCACACAGGCGTCGGTCAAGACGTACGCGAACAACCTCGACGGCTGGATCCGCGAGTCGCTGGACATCATGGCGCAAAAGGGAATTCCCGGGACGTACGACGGGATCTACCGCAACATCATCCGTGAGTCGTCGGGCAACCCGCAGGCCATCAACAACTGGGACTCCAACGCCGCCGCGGGCATCCCGTCGAAGGGCCTCCTCCAGGTCATCGACCCGACCTTCGCCGCGTACCACGTCTCCGGCACCGTGTACGACCCCTACGACCCGGTCGCGAACATCACGGCGGCGTGCAACTACGCCGCCGCGAGGTACGGCTCGATCGACAACGTCTTCGGCGCGTACTAA
- a CDS encoding HAD family hydrolase translates to MAAPTAYSLIATDLDGTLLRSDDTLSDRSLAALARATRAGAQHLVVTGRPAPRVRPLLEDLGSRGLAVCGQGAQLYDTGADRLLWSVTLDRELAETALGKIEAEVGQVYAAVDQDGVDGLTLIEPGYLMPHPTLPAVRVPRRDDLWCEPISKVLLRHPYLSDDELASAARMAVGSLATVTMSGPGTVELQPCGITKATGLALAADHLGLTPDRTIAFGDMPNDIPMFDWAAHGVAMANAHPELKAVADEVTLSNEDDGIAVVLERLFP, encoded by the coding sequence ATGGCCGCACCCACCGCATATTCACTCATCGCCACTGACCTGGACGGAACGCTCCTGCGCAGTGACGACACGCTCTCCGACCGGTCCCTCGCCGCGCTGGCGCGGGCCACGAGGGCCGGTGCTCAGCACCTCGTGGTGACGGGACGGCCGGCACCGAGAGTGCGACCACTGCTGGAGGACCTCGGCAGCAGGGGGCTCGCGGTGTGCGGACAGGGCGCGCAGTTGTACGACACCGGCGCGGACCGGCTGCTCTGGTCCGTCACCCTGGACCGGGAACTCGCCGAGACCGCGCTCGGCAAGATCGAGGCGGAGGTCGGACAGGTGTACGCCGCCGTCGACCAGGACGGGGTCGACGGCCTCACCCTGATCGAGCCGGGCTACCTCATGCCGCACCCCACGCTGCCCGCCGTACGGGTGCCGCGCCGGGACGACCTGTGGTGCGAGCCGATCAGCAAGGTGCTGCTGCGCCATCCCTATCTGTCCGACGACGAGTTGGCCTCGGCGGCGCGGATGGCGGTCGGGTCGCTGGCGACGGTCACCATGTCGGGTCCCGGCACCGTCGAACTCCAGCCATGCGGCATCACCAAGGCGACGGGCCTCGCCCTGGCCGCCGACCATCTCGGACTGACCCCGGACCGGACCATCGCCTTCGGTGACATGCCCAACGACATCCCGATGTTCGACTGGGCCGCGCACGGGGTCGCCATGGCCAACGCCCACCCCGAACTCAAGGCCGTCGCCGACGAGGTGACCCTCTCCAACGAGGACGACGGCATCGCGGTGGTGCTGGAGAGGCTCTTCCCGTGA